A single genomic interval of Lacrimispora sphenoides JCM 1415 harbors:
- a CDS encoding DUF368 domain-containing protein yields MEYISELLKGVIIGVANILPGISGGMLAITMGVYDKIIHAVTQLFREPLKSLRVLLPYGVGAMAGIVFLSLAFEYLFHTYPLQTKMAFLGLIGGGLPTLFQKSFSKDRADRRKGILTAAFTCGVVILITFIAESTITSGSSGEGMNMASGAAYLSSEKFWVFTLFLVGLIAAATMVVPGVSGSMIMMMLGFYEPILQTNNACIRALSSFDVQSLLFNGRVLAPYAAGLVIGVFLFAKVVERLLTRYRRQMYRVIIGLVFSSPFVILWDMPWEMVKLYELLGGIALALLGYVSAEMLGGEG; encoded by the coding sequence TTGGAGTATATCAGTGAACTTCTAAAGGGTGTTATCATTGGTGTGGCGAACATACTTCCCGGCATCAGCGGGGGTATGTTAGCCATTACCATGGGAGTGTATGATAAGATCATTCATGCGGTAACGCAGCTGTTTCGGGAGCCTTTAAAAAGCCTGCGGGTTCTCCTTCCCTATGGGGTGGGAGCGATGGCCGGCATTGTTTTTCTGTCTCTGGCATTTGAATATCTTTTCCATACATATCCGCTCCAGACCAAAATGGCATTTTTGGGGTTGATCGGGGGCGGGCTCCCTACCTTGTTTCAAAAATCATTTTCAAAAGACCGGGCAGACAGGAGGAAAGGGATATTAACGGCTGCCTTTACCTGCGGCGTGGTCATTCTCATTACCTTTATCGCTGAATCAACCATTACCTCCGGCAGCAGCGGTGAGGGAATGAATATGGCATCTGGTGCGGCTTATCTTTCTTCCGAAAAGTTCTGGGTATTTACGCTGTTTCTGGTGGGGCTGATAGCGGCAGCCACCATGGTGGTTCCGGGAGTGAGCGGGTCCATGATTATGATGATGCTGGGTTTTTATGAACCTATCCTGCAAACAAACAATGCCTGCATAAGAGCTCTCTCATCTTTTGATGTCCAAAGCCTTTTGTTCAATGGAAGGGTGCTTGCGCCTTATGCTGCAGGTCTTGTGATAGGTGTTTTTCTATTTGCAAAAGTGGTGGAACGTCTTCTTACCCGCTATAGACGCCAGATGTACCGGGTTATTATAGGCCTGGTGTTTTCCTCTCCTTTTGTCATCTTATGGGATATGCCGTGGGAAATGGTGAAGCTGTATGAGCTGCTCGGAGGAATCGCTCTTGCTTTGCTGGGATATGTGTCAGCCGAGATGCTGGGGGGAGAAGGATAG
- a CDS encoding peptidoglycan-binding protein has protein sequence MKKYITAVAQETNVSGDQEAAYTGILQVNVVSQENNFPVRDAEVSIAYKGDPESTVEQLTTNSSGQTEQVSLAAPPLDLSLSPGLAQPYSEYVVNIRAQGFEPVAISGTEILPDTTAIQPVRMVPIQEAVSPDVPIVIPDHTLYGEYPPKIAEAEVKTVAETGEIVLSRVVIPQTIVVHDGVPTDPTATNYYVPYLDYIKNVASSEIYATWPRSTITANVLAIMSFTLNRVYTEWYRNQGYDFTITSSTAFDHKWIYGRNIYESISQVVDEIFNNYLSRPGIRQPILTQYCDGNRVQCPNWMTQWGSLRLGEQGYSAIEILRHFYGSNMYINTAEQVSGIPSSFPGYNLTIGASGDKVRQVQEQLDTIASVYTAIPRITADGIYGQATANAVRQFQSIFGLPVTGIIDFATWYRISHIYVGITRIAEYS, from the coding sequence ATGAAAAAATACATAACAGCCGTAGCCCAGGAAACCAATGTTTCCGGCGACCAGGAAGCCGCATATACCGGTATCCTTCAGGTAAACGTCGTTTCCCAGGAAAACAACTTTCCCGTCCGGGATGCGGAGGTTTCCATTGCCTACAAAGGAGATCCTGAAAGTACCGTGGAACAGCTCACCACCAATTCTTCCGGCCAGACGGAACAGGTCAGTCTAGCTGCTCCTCCCCTTGACTTAAGCTTATCCCCCGGCCTTGCCCAACCTTACTCGGAATATGTTGTTAACATCCGGGCCCAGGGATTTGAGCCCGTCGCCATCTCCGGCACGGAAATCCTTCCGGACACCACAGCCATACAGCCGGTACGCATGGTTCCGATCCAGGAAGCAGTATCTCCGGATGTTCCAATTGTTATTCCGGACCACACCTTATATGGAGAATATCCCCCAAAAATTGCGGAAGCTGAAGTAAAAACAGTAGCGGAGACCGGAGAAATTGTTTTAAGCCGTGTGGTGATCCCCCAGACAATCGTAGTCCACGACGGAGTCCCTACCGATCCGACGGCTACCAATTATTACGTCCCATACCTTGACTATATTAAAAACGTGGCTTCCAGCGAAATTTATGCAACGTGGCCCCGGTCTACGATAACTGCCAATGTCCTTGCAATCATGAGCTTTACATTAAACCGGGTTTATACAGAATGGTACAGGAACCAGGGATATGATTTCACCATTACATCTTCCACAGCCTTTGACCATAAATGGATCTATGGACGAAACATTTATGAAAGCATTTCCCAAGTCGTTGACGAAATCTTTAACAATTACCTATCCCGCCCCGGCATCAGGCAGCCAATACTTACCCAGTACTGTGACGGCAACAGGGTCCAATGCCCTAACTGGATGACTCAGTGGGGAAGCTTAAGGCTTGGAGAACAAGGCTACTCCGCTATAGAAATATTGCGGCACTTTTATGGAAGCAATATGTATATCAACACCGCCGAACAGGTATCCGGAATCCCCTCCTCCTTCCCAGGTTATAACTTAACCATCGGCGCAAGCGGAGATAAGGTTCGCCAGGTCCAGGAGCAGCTTGATACAATTGCTTCCGTCTACACTGCGATTCCACGTATCACGGCCGACGGAATCTATGGCCAGGCAACCGCAAACGCCGTCCGGCAGTTCCAGTCCATCTTCGGGCTTCCGGTAACCGGTATCATCGACTTCGCTACATGGTACAGAATCTCTCACATTTATGTAGGAATTACCCGAATCGCAGAATACTCTTAA
- a CDS encoding carbamoyl phosphate synthase small subunit: MKAFLILEDGTVFTGSSIGSTQEVISEIVFNTSMTGYLEVLTDPSYAGQAVVMTYPLIGNYGICHEDMESLKPWPDGYIVRELSRIPSNFRSGDTLQHFLNEHNIPGISGIDTRALTKILREKGTMNGMITTNESFDLDEVILRMKTYSVTGVVEKATCREKYVLPGGGKKVALLDLGAKKNIARSLQERGCEVIVYPAAAKAEEILSGCPDGIMLSNGPGDPKECVGIIEEIKKLYESNVPIFAICLGHQLMALATGADTHKLKYGHRGGNHPVKDLETGRVYISSQNHGYVVDVDTIDPSVAVPAFINVNDGTNEGLKYTNKNIFTVQYHPEACPGPQDSSYLFDRFIKMMEVGK, from the coding sequence ATGAAAGCTTTTTTAATACTGGAAGACGGTACTGTGTTTACAGGATCGAGCATCGGTTCAACCCAGGAAGTGATCAGTGAGATCGTATTCAATACTTCCATGACAGGTTATTTAGAAGTCCTAACCGACCCCTCCTATGCAGGGCAGGCGGTTGTAATGACTTACCCCCTGATTGGTAATTACGGTATTTGTCATGAAGACATGGAATCATTAAAACCTTGGCCGGATGGCTACATTGTCAGAGAATTATCTAGAATTCCCAGCAACTTTAGAAGCGGGGATACCCTTCAGCATTTCTTAAATGAACACAACATTCCAGGTATCAGTGGTATCGATACGAGAGCCCTTACAAAAATTCTAAGAGAAAAAGGAACCATGAACGGCATGATCACTACGAATGAAAGTTTTGATCTTGACGAAGTCATTTTGCGTATGAAGACATATTCTGTGACTGGTGTGGTGGAGAAAGCTACCTGCAGGGAGAAATATGTTCTTCCCGGCGGCGGGAAAAAGGTAGCTCTTCTGGATCTTGGAGCCAAGAAAAATATTGCCCGCTCCTTACAGGAGAGAGGTTGTGAGGTGATCGTTTACCCTGCAGCGGCAAAAGCAGAAGAAATCCTCTCCGGCTGCCCTGACGGAATCATGTTATCCAACGGGCCTGGGGATCCCAAGGAATGTGTGGGGATTATTGAAGAGATAAAGAAATTATACGAATCCAATGTGCCGATTTTTGCCATCTGCCTGGGACATCAGCTCATGGCACTCGCCACAGGTGCGGATACCCATAAGCTGAAATACGGCCACAGGGGCGGCAATCACCCGGTAAAGGATTTAGAAACCGGACGGGTGTACATCTCCTCTCAGAATCACGGCTATGTAGTCGATGTGGATACCATTGATCCGTCAGTGGCGGTTCCTGCCTTTATCAATGTAAATGACGGGACCAATGAGGGACTGAAATATACAAACAAAAACATATTTACCGTACAGTACCACCCGGAGGCCTGTCCGGGTCCCCAGGATTCCAGCTACTTATTCGACCGGTTTATAAAAATGATGGAGGTGGGAAAATAA
- the carB gene encoding carbamoyl-phosphate synthase large subunit, with translation MPKNQDIKKVLVLGSGPIIIGQAAEFDYAGTQACRSLKEEGVEVVLLNSNPATIMTDKDIADKVYIEPLTVEVVEQLILKEKPDSVLPTLGGQAGLNLAMELEDKGFLKEHKVRLIGTTALTIKKAEDRELFKETMEKIGEPVAPSDIVEHVEDGLKVAEAIGYPVVLRPAYTLGGSGGGIADNPGQCREILENGLRLSRVGQVLVERCISGWKEIEYEVMRDGAGNVITVCNMENIDPVGVHTGDSIVVAPSQTLGDKEYQMLRTSALKIISELGITGGCNVQYALHPESFEYCVIEVNPRVSRSSALASKATGYPIAKVAAKIAMGYTLDEIKNAVTKKTYASFEPMLDYCVVKMPRLPFDKFLSAKRNLGTQMKATGEVMSICTNFEGGLMKAIRSLEQHVDSLMSYDFTGLTDEELAETLHLVDDRRIWVIAEALRRGFSYEQIHDITKVDVWFIDKLAILVEMEEALKNGPLTLELLKEAKRIEFPDTVISRLTGTPLEEIRRMRKDNGITAAFKMVDTCAAEFAAETPYYYSCFGSENEAVKTTGKKKVLVLGSGPIRIGQGIEFDYCSVHSTWSFRREGYETIIVNNNPETVSTDFDIADKLYFEPLTPEDVESIVDMEKPDGAVVQFGGQTAIKLTEALMNMGIPILGTSAEDVDAAEDRELFDKILEDCGIPRPAGQTVFTAEEAKSAAGELGYPVLVRPSYVLGGQGMQIAISDQDIDEFIGIINLIAQDHPILVDKYIPGKEIEVDAVCDGEDILIPGIMEHIERAGVHSGDSISIYPAQSISETVKEKLVEYTRRLSKALHVKGMINIQFIVSGEDVYVIEVNPRSSRTVPYISKVTGIPIVPLATQVICGHSIRELGYEPGLSPEADYIAVKMPVFSFEKIRGADVSLGPEMKSTGECLGIAKTFNEALYKAFAGAGIKLPRHKNMIITVKDSDKEEIIDIARRFQAQGYKIFSTSGTARVLNSHGIKALMVRKLEQESPNLLDLILGHEIDLVIDTPTQGADRSRDGFVIRRNAIETGVTVLTSLDTAAALVTSMENKAKELTLIDIAKVKNK, from the coding sequence ATGCCGAAGAATCAGGATATTAAAAAAGTGCTCGTTCTTGGCTCCGGGCCTATTATCATCGGCCAGGCAGCTGAATTTGATTATGCCGGAACCCAGGCCTGCCGTTCCCTGAAAGAAGAAGGGGTCGAAGTAGTCCTGCTAAACTCCAACCCGGCAACCATCATGACGGATAAGGATATTGCGGATAAAGTTTACATTGAACCCCTGACCGTAGAAGTGGTGGAACAGCTCATTTTAAAAGAAAAGCCGGACAGCGTCCTTCCCACTCTTGGTGGACAGGCCGGCTTAAACCTTGCCATGGAGCTGGAAGATAAGGGATTTTTAAAAGAACATAAGGTGCGCCTGATCGGAACTACGGCTCTTACCATTAAGAAGGCGGAGGACCGGGAGCTTTTTAAAGAGACCATGGAAAAGATCGGCGAACCGGTGGCGCCCTCTGATATCGTAGAACATGTGGAGGACGGCCTTAAGGTGGCTGAAGCCATCGGATATCCTGTAGTGCTTCGTCCTGCCTATACCCTGGGAGGTTCCGGAGGAGGAATTGCCGATAATCCAGGACAGTGCCGGGAGATTCTAGAGAATGGACTCCGCTTATCCCGCGTGGGACAGGTTCTTGTGGAACGCTGCATATCAGGCTGGAAGGAGATCGAATACGAGGTAATGCGTGACGGCGCCGGCAACGTGATCACCGTATGTAATATGGAAAACATCGACCCGGTCGGCGTTCATACCGGAGACAGCATTGTGGTGGCCCCTTCCCAGACCCTGGGGGATAAGGAATACCAGATGTTACGCACCTCTGCCTTAAAGATCATCAGCGAGCTGGGTATCACAGGAGGCTGCAACGTGCAGTATGCCCTTCACCCGGAAAGCTTCGAGTATTGCGTGATCGAGGTAAATCCCAGGGTCAGCCGTTCCTCGGCTCTGGCCTCTAAAGCAACCGGTTATCCCATTGCAAAAGTTGCGGCTAAGATCGCAATGGGCTATACCCTGGATGAGATAAAGAATGCGGTGACAAAGAAAACCTACGCCAGCTTTGAGCCGATGTTAGATTACTGTGTGGTCAAGATGCCCCGCCTTCCTTTTGATAAATTCTTAAGCGCTAAGAGGAACCTTGGAACCCAGATGAAGGCCACCGGTGAGGTTATGAGCATTTGCACCAACTTTGAGGGCGGCCTTATGAAGGCTATCCGTTCACTGGAACAGCATGTGGACAGCCTGATGTCCTATGATTTTACAGGGCTAACAGATGAAGAACTGGCTGAGACCCTTCACCTTGTGGATGACCGGAGGATCTGGGTCATTGCCGAAGCATTAAGAAGAGGCTTTTCTTATGAACAGATCCATGATATTACAAAAGTTGATGTGTGGTTCATTGATAAGCTGGCAATTCTTGTGGAAATGGAAGAAGCCCTTAAGAATGGGCCTCTGACTCTGGAACTTCTAAAGGAAGCAAAGAGGATTGAGTTTCCGGATACAGTCATTTCCAGGCTGACAGGGACTCCTTTGGAAGAAATCCGCCGCATGAGAAAGGATAACGGCATTACAGCCGCATTTAAAATGGTGGATACCTGCGCCGCTGAATTTGCAGCTGAGACTCCTTACTATTATTCCTGCTTTGGAAGTGAGAATGAGGCGGTAAAAACAACTGGAAAAAAGAAGGTGCTGGTTCTCGGCTCCGGTCCCATCCGTATCGGCCAGGGAATTGAGTTTGACTACTGTTCGGTTCACAGCACATGGAGCTTCCGAAGGGAAGGCTATGAGACGATTATTGTCAATAATAATCCGGAGACCGTGAGCACGGATTTTGATATTGCAGATAAGCTGTATTTTGAACCCCTTACCCCGGAGGATGTGGAGAGCATCGTTGACATGGAAAAGCCTGACGGGGCGGTGGTCCAGTTCGGCGGCCAGACAGCCATTAAGCTGACGGAGGCCTTGATGAATATGGGGATTCCCATTCTGGGAACGTCTGCAGAGGATGTAGATGCAGCAGAGGACCGGGAGCTGTTTGATAAGATTTTGGAGGATTGCGGGATCCCAAGACCTGCGGGCCAGACGGTATTCACGGCAGAAGAAGCCAAGAGTGCGGCAGGAGAGCTTGGATATCCGGTGTTGGTAAGACCCTCCTATGTGCTGGGCGGCCAGGGTATGCAGATTGCCATCTCTGACCAGGATATCGATGAATTTATTGGGATCATCAACCTGATCGCACAGGATCACCCCATTCTGGTAGATAAATATATCCCAGGCAAGGAAATCGAAGTGGATGCGGTTTGCGACGGTGAGGATATTCTGATTCCCGGAATTATGGAGCATATAGAAAGAGCCGGCGTGCACTCCGGCGACAGCATTTCCATATATCCGGCTCAGAGCATAAGTGAAACGGTAAAGGAAAAGCTGGTGGAATATACAAGAAGGCTTTCCAAAGCCCTGCACGTTAAGGGAATGATCAACATTCAGTTCATTGTAAGCGGGGAAGATGTATATGTCATTGAGGTAAATCCCCGGTCTTCCCGTACCGTGCCTTATATCAGCAAGGTGACCGGAATTCCCATCGTCCCCCTGGCAACCCAGGTCATTTGCGGGCATTCCATCAGGGAGCTGGGATATGAACCCGGGCTTTCGCCGGAAGCAGATTATATCGCTGTCAAAATGCCGGTATTCTCCTTTGAAAAGATCCGGGGCGCCGATGTAAGCCTTGGTCCGGAGATGAAATCCACCGGAGAGTGCTTAGGAATAGCAAAGACCTTTAATGAGGCTCTTTACAAGGCGTTCGCAGGAGCAGGAATCAAGCTTCCTAGGCATAAAAACATGATCATAACCGTGAAGGATTCCGATAAGGAAGAGATCATTGACATCGCCAGAAGATTCCAGGCTCAGGGATATAAGATATTTTCCACATCAGGAACGGCCAGAGTGCTTAACAGTCATGGGATAAAAGCTCTTATGGTCCGCAAGCTGGAACAGGAATCACCAAACCTTCTGGACTTAATCCTGGGCCATGAGATCGATCTGGTTATTGATACGCCGACTCAGGGAGCGGATAGAAGTAGGGACGGATTTGTAATCCGAAGAAATGCCATTGAGACCGGTGTAACGGTTTTAACTTCCTTAGATACGGCAGCGGCCTTAGTGACCAGCATGGAAAACAAAGCCAAAGAACTGACTCTGATCGATATTGCCAAAGTTAAAAATAAATAA
- a CDS encoding manganese catalase family protein has translation MWNYEKRLQFPVNIKETCPKTASLIISQFGGPDGELAASMRYLSQRYSMPCKEVGGLLTDIGTEELGHLEMICAIIYQLTKNLTVEQAKTAGFDAYYIDHTTALWPTAAAGVPFNACEFQSKGDAITDLIEDLAAEQKARTTYDNLIRIIPNPDVREPLKFLREREVVHFQRFGEALENIKSTLNPKNFYYYNPEFDKQFVKTPMQ, from the coding sequence ATGTGGAATTACGAAAAAAGACTGCAGTTCCCTGTAAACATCAAAGAAACTTGTCCGAAAACAGCCTCTCTCATTATTAGCCAGTTTGGCGGACCTGATGGAGAATTGGCAGCTTCCATGCGTTATCTTTCCCAAAGATATTCCATGCCATGCAAGGAAGTTGGGGGACTTTTAACAGATATTGGTACGGAAGAGCTTGGGCATCTGGAGATGATCTGCGCTATCATTTATCAGCTGACGAAAAATTTAACTGTGGAACAGGCAAAGACTGCAGGGTTTGATGCCTATTATATTGACCATACAACAGCCCTCTGGCCCACTGCTGCGGCCGGAGTTCCTTTTAATGCCTGTGAATTCCAGTCCAAAGGTGATGCTATTACCGACTTGATCGAAGACCTGGCAGCCGAGCAAAAGGCAAGGACAACCTATGACAACTTAATCCGGATCATACCGAATCCTGATGTAAGAGAACCGTTAAAATTCCTTCGGGAAAGGGAGGTCGTGCATTTCCAGCGGTTTGGCGAAGCTCTTGAAAATATTAAATCCACTTTGAATCCTAAAAACTTTTATTATTATAATCCGGAATTTGACAAGCAATTTGTAAAAACCCCAATGCAATAA
- a CDS encoding spore coat protein CotJB, with the protein MADQKALLKQITEVSFTVNDLTLYLDTHPVDENALTAFKQAMEQRKQLLKTYAENFEPLTINCVCPDTNNKTESNTKYAGQKHFTWVDGPLPWEGGNL; encoded by the coding sequence ATGGCAGATCAAAAAGCTCTCTTAAAGCAGATCACAGAAGTAAGCTTTACTGTTAATGATTTAACATTGTATTTGGATACTCATCCAGTGGATGAAAATGCATTAACAGCCTTTAAGCAGGCCATGGAACAAAGAAAACAGCTTTTAAAAACTTATGCGGAAAACTTTGAACCTCTTACCATAAACTGTGTCTGCCCTGATACCAACAACAAAACAGAATCTAATACAAAATATGCGGGTCAAAAGCATTTTACCTGGGTAGACGGCCCGTTGCCTTGGGAAGGAGGTAACTTATAA
- a CDS encoding spore coat associated protein CotJA: protein MNSCECGTTKANLATPTKTVQLGIATIPMQPWEQPYDPQTALKHGTIFPSLNLPFYVTGGEQ from the coding sequence ATGAATTCATGTGAATGCGGCACAACAAAGGCCAATCTTGCTACACCAACAAAAACAGTTCAACTGGGTATTGCTACGATTCCCATGCAGCCCTGGGAACAGCCTTATGATCCTCAGACAGCTTTAAAACATGGGACTATTTTTCCATCCCTCAATCTTCCTTTTTATGTAACGGGAGGTGAACAGTAA
- a CDS encoding NYN domain-containing protein, translating to MSDKKFAVLIDSDNISAKYITSILDEMTRYGVITYKRIYGDWTSSQMGKWKMELLENSITPIQQFSNTVGKNATDSALIIDAMDLLYTDNVDGFCIVSSDSDFTRLASRLRESGKEVIGMGEDKTPKSFRAACTVFTNLEVLLDQEEDGTGGGAIGKEVIEQDITSILLENEDKNKATGLGEIGNRLVKKYSDFDVRNYGYSSLSKFLEEMGGFELKKSNNVVTVRMKDNRTKKQELDDFAVGLVKGSGKNGMELAALGNGIHRKFADFKVKDYGYSTFSKFVNSIGQLEVRENKNNNKTVYLKKED from the coding sequence TTGAGTGACAAGAAATTTGCAGTATTGATTGATTCGGATAATATCTCCGCAAAGTATATTACAAGTATTCTGGATGAAATGACCCGCTACGGTGTTATTACTTACAAAAGGATCTACGGGGATTGGACAAGCTCCCAGATGGGAAAATGGAAAATGGAGCTTTTGGAGAATTCGATCACCCCAATCCAGCAATTCTCCAATACCGTAGGAAAGAATGCAACCGATTCAGCCCTTATTATTGATGCTATGGACTTGCTCTACACGGATAATGTAGATGGATTCTGCATCGTATCCAGTGACAGCGATTTCACCCGATTAGCCAGCAGACTTCGGGAGTCCGGCAAGGAAGTCATCGGAATGGGAGAGGATAAGACTCCCAAATCGTTCCGGGCGGCCTGCACGGTTTTCACCAATCTTGAGGTCCTCCTTGATCAGGAAGAGGATGGGACTGGCGGAGGCGCCATAGGAAAAGAGGTGATCGAACAGGATATCACTTCGATTCTTTTAGAAAATGAAGATAAAAATAAGGCAACAGGTCTGGGAGAGATCGGCAACCGCCTTGTGAAAAAATACTCTGATTTTGATGTAAGAAACTACGGCTACAGCTCCCTTTCCAAATTTTTGGAGGAAATGGGCGGCTTTGAGCTTAAAAAATCCAATAATGTGGTAACTGTCCGGATGAAAGATAACCGTACCAAAAAGCAGGAACTGGATGATTTCGCAGTAGGGCTGGTTAAGGGCAGCGGAAAGAACGGTATGGAACTGGCGGCTCTGGGTAATGGCATACACCGGAAATTTGCTGATTTCAAAGTAAAGGATTACGGGTATTCCACCTTCTCAAAATTTGTAAACAGCATTGGACAATTAGAGGTACGGGAGAATAAAAACAATAATAAGACTGTGTATTTGAAAAAAGAAGACTAA
- a CDS encoding diacylglycerol/lipid kinase family protein: MYYFIVNPNSRCGRGRNVWKKLERVLKAGHVEYQAFLTEKPGDAKRFARELTEGCRESSVIIGVGGDGTVNEILDGLSFCGSVTFGYIPAGSGNDLARSLKLPKNPVRCLKKILHPKYYKLMDYGVLSYGDGEISHRRFMVSAGIGMDAAVCHNILYSKSKGLLRKLFIGKLIYILIGIKQLILARPSKGYILLNGVQKIEFNHAYFISVHIHPYEGGGFKFAPDANFEDGQLSVCVMNSRNKRKLIPVLIRSLMGRKSLHRGIRFYTCEEVMIHMDHPMAVHVDGESCFCQNDVQLRCIGKKLRMIV; the protein is encoded by the coding sequence ATGTACTATTTTATTGTAAACCCGAACTCACGCTGCGGACGGGGAAGAAACGTTTGGAAAAAATTGGAACGAGTATTAAAGGCCGGGCATGTGGAATATCAGGCATTTCTTACGGAGAAGCCTGGGGATGCCAAGAGATTTGCCAGGGAACTGACAGAAGGCTGCAGGGAATCAAGCGTTATCATAGGAGTAGGCGGAGACGGAACTGTAAATGAAATTCTTGATGGGCTTTCCTTCTGCGGTTCTGTAACGTTTGGGTATATTCCGGCCGGATCCGGTAATGATCTGGCAAGAAGCTTAAAACTTCCTAAGAATCCGGTCCGATGCTTAAAGAAAATACTGCATCCAAAATATTATAAGCTCATGGATTACGGAGTTTTGTCCTATGGCGATGGGGAAATATCCCACCGCCGCTTTATGGTCAGTGCGGGGATTGGAATGGATGCGGCCGTTTGTCATAATATCCTCTATTCAAAGTCAAAGGGACTGCTCCGTAAACTTTTCATTGGGAAGCTTATCTACATTCTCATAGGAATCAAGCAGCTGATTCTTGCCAGGCCCTCAAAAGGGTATATTCTCCTTAACGGAGTACAAAAGATTGAGTTTAACCACGCTTACTTTATATCCGTCCACATCCATCCTTATGAGGGCGGCGGATTTAAATTTGCACCGGATGCAAACTTTGAAGACGGTCAGTTATCAGTTTGTGTTATGAACAGCCGGAATAAAAGGAAACTGATCCCTGTACTGATACGTTCCCTTATGGGAAGAAAGTCCTTACACAGGGGCATCAGGTTTTATACTTGTGAGGAAGTTATGATCCATATGGATCATCCAATGGCAGTTCATGTAGATGGAGAAAGCTGTTTTTGCCAAAACGATGTGCAGCTTCGGTGCATTGGCAAAAAATTGCGTATGATTGTATAG
- the ispF gene encoding 2-C-methyl-D-erythritol 2,4-cyclodiphosphate synthase yields MRIGQGYDVHKLAEGRDLILGGVKIPYEKGLLGHSDADVLVHAVIDALLGAAALGDIGEHFPDTDPKYKGVSSIELLKHVGRLLEEQGYVIENIDATVIAQKPKLLPYRRSMAQNIGEALKLTEGKVNVKATTEEGLGFTGMGEGISSQAIALLTSIDDYCYDDRIMSADCKGCCGGCGR; encoded by the coding sequence ATGAGGATTGGACAGGGATATGATGTGCATAAATTAGCGGAAGGAAGAGATTTGATCCTGGGCGGCGTAAAGATTCCTTATGAAAAGGGACTTCTGGGCCATTCTGATGCAGATGTGCTGGTCCATGCAGTGATAGATGCTCTTTTAGGTGCGGCAGCTCTGGGAGATATCGGAGAACATTTCCCGGATACGGATCCTAAATATAAAGGAGTATCCAGCATTGAACTTTTAAAGCACGTAGGCAGGCTTTTGGAGGAGCAGGGATATGTGATCGAGAACATTGACGCCACTGTCATTGCACAAAAACCAAAGCTTCTTCCCTATCGGCGTTCCATGGCACAAAACATTGGGGAAGCTCTGAAGCTGACCGAAGGAAAGGTCAATGTAAAAGCTACTACAGAGGAAGGACTTGGCTTTACCGGAATGGGAGAGGGGATATCCTCACAGGCCATAGCCCTGTTAACCTCCATAGACGATTACTGTTATGACGACAGGATCATGTCTGCTGATTGTAAGGGCTGCTGCGGAGGCTGCGGGAGATAA